A segment of the Thiohalomonas denitrificans genome:
CGTCGGGGCCTGACGATTGGCCACGAACACCACGGCCAGGACAACGCCCACCGTCAGTCCGGCCAGCACCACGGCAGCCCGCCTCGTGCGGGGGAAGGCCACTTTCATGATTTTTCTCCTTGTTGGGCGACAATTCCCTGCCGGTAGATACCGAACGCGCCCGGTGCCAGTTCGAGCGTCTGACGCACGTCGCCCGCTATCAGCGACTGCATCACCAGGCCCTGAATGGTGCCGACGAACTGGGTGGTTGCTGCCTCGATGTCCAGATCGGCACGCAGTTCGCCCTGCTCGCAGCCCTCGTTCAACAGCACCTCGATTCGCTCCCGGTAGCCCGACAGCAGAGAAAACACCATGCGCCGGGCCGGCGTCGGCCGGCCGTGCTGGAGCTGTCCCATCATCATGCGGGGCACACCAGGATGCTCGACAATGAAGCCGATATGGGCCATGAACATGGCTTCCAGGGCACCCAGTGGGCTGTCCGCCTGCCGTGCCGCTTTATC
Coding sequences within it:
- a CDS encoding TetR/AcrR family transcriptional regulator; the encoded protein is MNKSRHLPADQRKEMTVRAVVDLCGKEDPARITTASIAKHMKVTQGALFRHFASKDAIWKAVAEWVAERVMQRLDKAARQADSPLGALEAMFMAHIGFIVEHPGVPRMMMGQLQHGRPTPARRMVFSLLSGYRERIEVLLNEGCEQGELRADLDIEAATTQFVGTIQGLVMQSLIAGDVRQTLELAPGAFGIYRQGIVAQQGEKS